In Ciconia boyciana chromosome 3, ASM3463844v1, whole genome shotgun sequence, a genomic segment contains:
- the DSE gene encoding dermatan-sulfate epimerase isoform X2 yields the protein MYETSYRRGWGFQYLHNHQPTNCVALLAGSLVLMNQGYLQEAYLWTKQVLAIMEKSVVLLQEVTDGSLYEGVAYGSYTTRSLFQYMFLVQRHFDINHFSHPWLKQHFAFMYRTVLPGFQRTVAIADSNYNWFYGPESQLVFLDKFVMRNGSGNWLAEQIRRNRVVEGPGTPSKGQRWCTLHTEFLWYDASLRSVPPPDYGVPKLHYFEDWGVVTYGSALPAEINRPFLSFKSGKLGGRAIYDIVHKNKYKEWIKGWRNFNAGHEHPDQNSFTFAPNGVPFITEALYGPKYTFFNNVLMFSPAVSKSCFSPWEGQITEDCSSKWLKYKHDLAGDCQGRVVAAMERSGVVFIRGEGVGAYNPKLKLRKLQRNLILLHPQLLLLVDQIHLEDDSPLEAATSFFHNVDVPFEETVVDDVHGAFIRHRDGIYKMYWMDDTGHSEKATIASRMYPRGYPYNGTNYVNVTTFLRHPVTRAIYLFIGPSVDVQSFTVRGDSPQLDVFVTTSEHAYAVYLWPVEDGSRSAFAQVIADRQKIVFDRASAIRTSAVPEVKDYVGIVERNLQHFKPVFQQLEKQILSRVRNTASFRKTAERLLRFSDKRQTEEAIDRIFAISQRQQQQHGRAKKNRKVAKGYKFVDAVPDIFAQIEVNERKVRQKAQTQAQKELPVDEDEEMKDLLDFADITYVKHKTGVSIKGRSGLAQMVTTARSSAPSISASYTRLFLILNIAIFFVMLAMQLTYFQKAKRLHGQRCLYAILLVDSCILLWLYSSCSQSQC from the exons ATGTACGAAACATCATACAGACGTGGATGGGGCTTCCAGTACCTCCACAACCACCAGCCTACCAACTGTGTGGCCCTGCTGGCTGGGAGCCTGGTTCTGATGAATCAAG gctaCCTTCAGGAAGCTTACTTGTGGACCAAGCAAGTGCTGGCAATCATGGAGAAGTCAGTagtcctgctgcaggaggtcACAGATGGCTCCCTCTATGAAGGGGTGGCTTATGGCAGCTACACGACCAGATCGCTGTTTCAGTACATGTTTCTTGTCCAAAGGCACTTTGATATCAATCACTTCAGCCACCCCTGGCTCAAGCAGCACTTTGCATTTATGTACAGGACTGTCCTGCCAG GGTTTCAGAGAACCGTGGCCATCGCAGATTCCAACTATAACTGGTTCTATGGGCCAGAGAGCCAGCTGGTGTTTCTCGACAAATTTGTCATGCGCAATGGCAGCGGAAACTGGTTGGCAGAGCAGATCAGAAGGAACCGAGTGGTGGAGGGCCCGGGGACACCATCCAAAGGGCAGAGGTGGTGCACTCTCCACACTGAATTTCTCTG GTATGATGCAAGTTTGCGCTCCGTACCTCCGCCAGACTACGGGGTTCCTAAGCTGCATTATTTTGAGGACTGGGGAGTAGTAACCTATGGAAGTGCTTTGCCGGCTGAAATCAACaggcctttcctttccttcaagTCAGGAAAGCTGGGAGGACGTGCAATATATGATATTGTTCATAAGAACAAGTACAAAGAGTGGATCAAGGGGTGGAGGAACTTTAATGCTGGCCATGAACACCCGGACCAAAACTCCTTTACTTTTGCTCCCAACGGCGTACCTTTCATAACAGAAGCTCTGTATGGgccaaaatatactttttttaataatgtgttGATGTTTTCCCCTGCCGTGTCCAAGAGCTGCTTCTCCCCATGGGAAGGGCAGATTACAGAGGACTGTTCCTCAAAGTGGCTTAAATATAAACATGACTTGGCTGGTGACTGTCAGGGACGAGTGGTTGCTGCCATGGAGAGAAGCGGGGTGGTTTTTATCAGGGGAGAAGGAGTGGGTGCATACAATCCTAAACTGAAGCTgagaaaattgcaaagaaaCCTCATACTTCTCCATCCCCAGCTTCTCTTGCTAGTGGACCAAATCCATCTAGAAGATGACAGCCCCCTGGAGGCAGCGACCAGTTTCTTCCACAATGTGGATGTGCCTTTTGAAGAAACAGTTGTTGATGATGTCCATGGGGCCTTTATTAGGCACCGTGATGGGATATATAAGATGTACTGGATGGATGACACTGGCCACAGCGAGAAAGCTACCATTGCCTCAAGGATGTATCCCCGGGGCTACCCATACAATGGAACGAACTATGTGAATGTAACAACCTTCTTGCGGCACCCCGTCACGAGGGCCATTTACCTTTTCATTGGGCCCTCTGTCGACGTGCAGAGCTTCACCGTCCGTGGAGATTCTCCACAGCTGGATGTTTTCGTTACCACCAGCGAGCACGCCTACGCAGTGTACCTGTGGCCCGTTGAGGATGGGTCCCGCTCTGCCTTTGCACAGGTTATTGCAGACCGCCAGAAAATTGTCTTTGACCGAGCCTCTGCCATTAGGACCTCCGCAGTGCCAGAAGTGAAGGACTACGTAGGGATCGTGGAGAGGAACCTGCAGCATTTTAAGCCTGTTTTCCAGCAGCTCGAGAAGCAGATCTTATCTCGTGTACGCAACACGGCTAGCTTTAGGAAGACTGCTGAGCGCCTGCTGAGGTTTTCAGATAAGAGACAGACAGAGGAGGCCATTGACAGGATATTTGCAATctcacagaggcagcagcagcagcacggcagagcaaagaaaaacagaaaggtaGCCAAAGGCTACAAATTTGTTGATGCCGTTCCTGACATTTTTGCACAAATTGaggtaaatgaaagaaaagtgcGACAAAAGGCACAGACTCAAGCACAAAAAGAGTTGCCTGTAGATGAAGACGAGGAAATGAAAGATCTTCTGGATTTTGCAGATATCACTTATGTGAAGCATAAAACTGGGGTGTCAATCAAAGGCCGATCAGGGCTGGCACAGATGGTGACGACTGCTCGAAGTAGTGCCCCATCAATATCAGCTTCTTATACCCGCCTCTTTCTAATTCTCaacattgctattttttttgtcatgttaGCAATGCAGCTCACATATTTTCAGAAGGCCAAGAGACTGCATGGCCAAAGATGTCTGTATGCAATACTTTTAGTAGACAGCTGTATATTATTGTGGCTGTATTCTTCCTGTTCTCAGTCACAATGTTAG